A single genomic interval of Helianthus annuus cultivar XRQ/B chromosome 6, HanXRQr2.0-SUNRISE, whole genome shotgun sequence harbors:
- the LOC110944631 gene encoding uncharacterized protein LOC110944631: MEDVLCTGSGLNQEMTLSRPGDTRWNSHYKTLSRLISLYPNIMEVLGWLVEMGQTLPCSRQADGLLEDMKKYDFVFYIHLMEHILNITHTLSQCLQRKEQDLMNAVKLVSSTKNQLEQFRLEGFNEFLEKVNSFCDMYELEVKKLDDEYVNLGWPRRKTNITNRHYYEYDCFNAVLDLQVQEFGNRFNEVTSELLV; encoded by the coding sequence ATGGAAGATGTACTTTGTACCGGAAGTGGGTTGAACCAAGAAATGACACTTTCAAGGCCCGGGGATACACGTTGGAATTCCCATTACAAGACACTTTCCCGTTTAATTTCTTTATATCCAAACATTATGGAAGTTCTTGGATGGTTAGTAGAAATGGGTCAAACTCTTCCTTGTAGTAGACAAGCGGACGGACTTCTAGAGGATATGAAAAAATACGACTTTGTATTTTACATACACTTGATGGAGCATATTCTAAACATCACACATACGTTGTCCCAATGTCTTCAAAGAAAGGAGCAAGATTTGATGAATGCGGTTAAATTGGTTTCTTCCACCAAAAACCAACTTGAACAGTTTAGGTTGGAAGGTTTTAATGAGTTCTTGGAGAAAGTTAACTCCTTTTGTGACATGTATGAACTTGAGGTGAAAAAATTGGATGATGAATACGTTAACCTAGGGTGGCCAAGAAGAAAGACGAACATCACAAATCGGCATTATTACGAGTATGATTGCTTCAATGCGGTTCTTGATTTGCAAGTACAAGAATTTGGGAACCGTTTTAATGAGGTAACATCGGAACTACTTGTTTGA
- the LOC110944632 gene encoding zinc finger MYM-type protein 1-like has translation MARFLKRKVDTSSELIDLDTLPSDPYDRKPIESYNVNQKDAIRRAYILRGPHQPRDIEFPQTKFQGDELRKFKEEWYDKHEYKGWLEYSSKSDRVFCLCCYLFRSHFGDGRDTFVCGGYNNWKKVHASLKKHVGLVNSLHNKCFQMSVDLVNENQAVHTQWDNRTPKEKREYRLRLIASTLLGKRLLNGGLAFRGHDESKDSLNKGNFLELLELMGEMNEELANVILENALVNNQMTSPKIQADIKHCYAQEVIKQILEELGDVVFSLLVDESCDVSKKEQMAIVIRFVDKVGIVKEHFIGLVHVKETSAITLKTAIDDILARYGLSLKRIRGQGYDRASNMSGEFNGLRALILKENVSAFYIYCFAHQLQLVVVAVPHKHTPIWRVFETITCLTNAICASSKR, from the coding sequence atggcgcgatttctcaagaggaaagtGGATACATCTTCCGAACTAATTGATTTGGATACTCTTCCTTCGGATCCGTATGATCGCAAGCCGATAGAATCATATAACGTGAATCAAAAGGATGCGATTAGAAGGGCATATATACTAAGAGGACCGCATCAACCAAGAGATATCGAATTCCCACAAACAAAGTTTCAAGGTGACGAGTTAAGAAAATTTAAGGAAGAATGGTATGACAAACATGAGTATAAGGGATGGTTAGAGTATAGCTCAAAATCGGATCGCGTGTTTTGCTTATGTTGCTATTTGTTTAGGAGCCACTTCGGAGATGGTAGAGACACATTTGTGTGCGGTGGGTATAACAATTGGAAAAAGGTACATGCATCACTTAAAAAACATGTTGGTTTAGTTAATAGTCTACACAACAAATGTTTCCAAATGAGTGTTGATTTAGTTAACGAAAATCAAGCGGTACACACACAATGGGACAATAGGACCCCTAAGGAGAAACGTGAATACCGACTTAGACTTATTGCTTCTACTTTGCTTGGGAAAAGGTTGTTGAATGGCGGATTGGCGTTTCGTGGACATGATGAATCAAAAGATTCATTAAATAAAGGGAATTTCTTAGAGCTTTTAGAACTCATGGGTGAAATGAATGAAGAGCTTGCTAACGTTATCTTAGAGAATGCACTCGTGAATAACCAAATGACAAGTCCTAAAATTCAAGCGGACATCAAACATTGTTATGCTCAAGAGGTAATTAAACAAATTTTAGAAGAACTTGGTGATGTTGTTTTTTCTTTATTAGTAGATGAATCATGTGATGTATcaaaaaaagaacaaatggcgATTGTTATTCGTTTTGTTGATAAAGTTGGGATTGTTAAGGAGCATTTTATTGGGCTTGTTCATGTCAAAGAGACAAGCGCAATAACACTCAAAACGGCTATTGATGATATATTGGCACGTTATGGGTTAAGTTTGAAAAGGATTAGAGGCCAAGGCTATGACAGGGCAAGTAACATGTCGGGCGAGTTTAACGGCCTAAGGGCTCTAATCTTAAAGGAAAATGTTTCGGCCTTTTATATTTATTGCTTTGCACACCAACTTCAACTAGTTGTTGTGGCGGTGCCGCACAAACACACACCAATTTGGAGAGTTTTTGAAACGATAACATGTTTAACAAATGCCATTTGTGCATCTTCTAAACGATAA